A DNA window from Sphingopyxis macrogoltabida contains the following coding sequences:
- a CDS encoding helix-turn-helix transcriptional regulator, giving the protein MRASRLLSILILLQLRGRLTAAELAAEFEVAERTIYRDIDALSAAGIPVYGDRGPGGGFQLLDGYRTRLTGLSADEAEAMMMIGLPGPASELGIGAATSAAQNKLIAALPGGGSAIADRMASRFHIDTVDWYRSGEDLPFLPMIARAVLDERMLSMRYEGWNGARDWTVEPLGLVLKAGIWYLAAQGGGKIRAFRIANIAAPTVIDTAVRRPAGFHLATWWQAEQARFEAELFATRATIRASASGCRRLAALSPRGAEAVAGGSEPDANGWRNMTMQVEDSDHGAREMLALGAEVEVVAPESFRRRIGTLAEAIALRHR; this is encoded by the coding sequence GTCTCCTCTCGATCCTGATCCTGCTGCAGTTGCGCGGTCGGCTGACGGCGGCCGAGCTTGCAGCCGAGTTCGAAGTGGCGGAGCGCACGATCTACCGCGACATTGACGCACTCTCCGCGGCGGGAATACCGGTCTATGGCGATCGCGGCCCGGGCGGCGGATTCCAGTTGCTGGACGGATACCGCACCCGCCTGACCGGCCTGTCGGCGGATGAGGCGGAAGCGATGATGATGATCGGTCTGCCAGGTCCGGCAAGCGAACTCGGCATCGGCGCCGCAACCAGCGCTGCGCAAAACAAGCTGATCGCCGCCCTGCCCGGCGGCGGCAGCGCGATCGCCGACCGCATGGCTTCGCGTTTCCATATCGATACCGTCGACTGGTATCGCAGCGGCGAGGACTTGCCCTTCCTGCCCATGATCGCCCGCGCGGTGCTTGACGAAAGGATGCTCTCGATGCGCTACGAAGGGTGGAACGGCGCGCGCGACTGGACGGTCGAGCCGCTCGGGCTCGTCCTGAAAGCCGGCATCTGGTACCTCGCGGCGCAGGGCGGCGGCAAGATACGCGCCTTCCGCATCGCCAATATCGCCGCGCCGACGGTAATCGACACCGCCGTCCGGCGCCCCGCCGGTTTCCATCTCGCAACATGGTGGCAAGCCGAGCAGGCGCGGTTCGAAGCCGAACTGTTCGCAACGCGCGCGACGATCCGGGCGTCCGCCAGCGGTTGCCGGCGTCTCGCCGCCCTGTCGCCGCGCGGCGCCGAAGCGGTCGCCGGGGGCAGCGAGCCCGACGCCAACGGCTGGCGCAATATGACGATGCAGGTCGAGGACAGCGACCATGGCGCGCGCGAAATGCTCGCGCTTGGCGCCGAGGTCGAAGTGGTGGCGCCCGAAAGCTTCCGCCGCCGCATCGGCACGCTTGCCGAAGCCATCGCCCTTCGACACCGCTGA